aaaacaccagaagagcatacagaacatctcaggattatactaggagagctaaggaaacaccaattgtatgctaagttcagcaagtgcgaattttggctaagacaagtaggttttctaggccacgtgctgactcaagacggtatagcagtggacccagagaaagtcaaggccgtactcgactggaagtcaccagccagcgtaacagacatacgaagtttcttgggaatggcaggatattaccgcagatttattgaaggattttccaccatatccaagcctatgacacagttactcaagaaagataagaagtttgaatggacagaagcccgcgagaaaagtttccaagagctaaagcggaaattaacaacagcaccggtattaattgtacccgatatacacaagaattttgaagtattttgtgacgcatccagaaagggtctcggatgcgtgttgatgcaagaaggcaaggttgtcgcctacgcttcaaggcaacttcgcaaacacgaggaaaattatcccactcatgatttagaaatggcagcagttattcatgcactcaaggaatggaggcatttcctacttgggaatcgatgtgagatatatacggatcacaaaagcctcaaatacattttacgCAGCCAgagctaaatttacggcaacgccgctggttggaattggtaaaggattatgatgttggtatccattaccatccagggaaagcaaacgtagtggccgatgccctgagtcggaaccccagctccgacaggaactatctgcacagcttgaggcccgaattccatcaagaatttgtcaagctcaacttgataatggtagcagaaggcaccatatcaaacttggaaatacaaccacaccttgtggagaaaattaaagaggctcagtccggtcaccccagcattgaaggaattaaaaggaagttgagtatgggcaaggcctcggaattcgtcatagacaatgaaggaatattatggtacggagaaaggctatgcgtgccaaacatagaagaccttaaaaagcaaattttaactgaagcacacaccactccatattcgatccaccctggaggaaccaaaatgtataaggatattcaggaaagattttggtggcacggtatgaagagggacatagccgccttcattgcatgttgcgactcatgtcaacgcataaaagctgaacatcagagaccagccggactactgcaacctaacaaaatacctgagtggaaatgggatgaaatagggatggattttattgtcggattacctcggtcacgacacgggaatgatgccatatgggtcatcactgacaggttgaccaaagtggcacactttattccagtgaagacaacctacaccactcagaggcttgccaggatttatctttcccgcatagtctgtctgcacggtgtcccgaagactataatttccgacagaggcactcagttcgtctcaagattttgggagcaattacaacaggctctgggaacccaactagccttcagtaccgcataccatccacagactgatggacaaacagaacgcgtaaaccaggttttagaagacatgctgagagcatgtgtcctcacctatggaaccagttgggaggacagcctgccatatgccgagttcgcctacaacaacagttaccaggccagcctgcaaatggctcctttcgaagccctatacggaaggagatgtcgtaccccgttaaattggtcagagaccggagacagccgcatcttcggaccagatatgctcagagaagccgaggaaaaagtcaagctgatcagggaccgacttaagaccgctcaaagtcgacagaaaagttattatgatcagaaacatcgtagggtcagcttcgaacccggtgaattcgtatacttgagagtatccccgatgagaggattgcaacggtttaagattaaaggaaaattagcaccaagattcattggaccattttgcatagtggcacgaagaggcactgtagcctaccagctagacttacccgaagacttgtccgacattcacgacgtgttccacgtctctcaattaaggaagtgcgtaagcaacccagagaaacaagtatcccatgagaacattgacgtacagccagacctcacttatcgagaacgtcccataagaatattagaggagtctgaaaggaggacccgacagaaaaccatcaagtttttcaaagtccagtggagcaatcacaccgacagtgaagcgacttgggaaagcgaggattttcttcggacagagcatccacacttatttaaggatcagctgaaatctcggggacgagatttttcctaagggggtaggtgttgtgacactccaaaatttttattgggtttttatcaaaaactttgtggttttgaggagagagctttttaaaatttttctttttcaggaagaccttcctcttaaaaacctccttttgccttggcaaggattttatttctttcaaactttggtggttgatcttttgcaaacttcttctctgttagttccctcaaaattttttttgggagttttaatttgttttatttttaagtgaagctctatgaaaatttgggattttcttatctttgaagccacccttggctttgtatttttgcccatgagatgaaacccctccaaaacctcccctcccccttgtgatcaacctaagttctctgtcccaactaatccaaactggttttggattttattctaattatttttccccctcaattcaattctgaaaattatttggagcctgagggattttcaaagcaagtaccctttttcatttgagttttgacctcaaaccaattcccctggattgtcctttgaacccacaacccagaaccatcttgatccactcctcctcttttcaaatttttcaaaatacagtctctgcaagtttggaccagatttgccaaatttggtgaaattcatatccacactgctccaaaaattccaccaaaaatcatgcagcctacttgagcaaggagaagccactccaccaaaaatcagctcaaggaaaaatcaccagaggccagtttcattcggtcgaacaccttgtgggcactgttactgttcaaagttcagaaaattcagtttcagtgtcatcttcagtccgtcagtttcagtcacgcggccacagtgcccttggcacgttcctcgccgcctcttcctcttgtccgaagcttcacacgcgtgcgtggagcctccctggcgtcggtagcgcgctggctcgccctcgccggcgtcttctgcggcgtcgggacctcccgtggcggccgacaggaggcacaccacggcagaacgccgttctgcgccgcccatcgctccctggctctccgcgtggcctcatgcacgccagcgcacgcccgtagcacagccaccatggccggcaagcacagaacgcgctctccgccgccgacgggcccgcgccatccccgttccgtcgagctcgcccttaacacccaaaccccggccagtttaacaccaaaacggacccattgaacctccgtgatgacgctcgaccccctaaccaccccgaccgagcactgcgctacCGTAATCGCTCGCTGGTGATCCTCGTtcatggcaaccgcctcggaccgcctatataaaggggtcccgagctcactctcgtgcacgcagcacctccactactcaccaacaccccgccaggccactagggggacctcgaggaggtctcctcccccagctccggccgcctcgccccgcctcggcctccagcccgattcgttctggtgaggccatctccggcgctcaaaccccgttcgttaccctctctagctgccaggagcataaccccctcttcaatttaacctttgcagccctctccgacgagcccctcgaccacccgagccgccgtccgccggagcaaagctcgccgtcgacgtggtgctcgccgaccgactcctccaccatcaactgacgcggaagggtgccctgagcacggaggtaccctccgatctctctgcctcgccgtggatcgccgccggcgaccaccgcggctctcgagcgccggcgaactctgccgcctcgtttgaacatttgaacctgacgggtgggaccccaccgtcagcctctctgctctctctttcgaatcgttttctggaagcgccttcgggcagaatgcgttttctcttcgggctggcgtagtcgctaccgaagcgttttctgttcttataaactagcccctggaaatcttctgtttcattacagataagtccctggacaaaaacccttataacttttaatcagaaaagtatttttgattgattctttttctgttctctttaaaattttgtctagttttttatcagatttatttgaaaaatatttggtttaccttctgtgcactccttggtatttacgttagcgcatatattttctttaaaccgtagataccgaaggaggtgacggagccgcgaacttcaccgagctaggctccgactactctgaaccaggcaagcatgtttaaacttttgatatgatgagtgtcttggcatgttttgcattagttagtttcatggcatgttggtgagcataccgatgaacgttattttatgtgataataaggtgagtgagttcgatgatccatacgtggatgaatgtgaatatgaatggccatgtgttggcatgaggatgggtacgatggcagtgttgtagcatgccagtcttacgccagactatgtgacttcagtgtcaaaccatatcggtccagtacctatcatttccttccttgtactaccacatgttttccgcaaggaatatggtttagtaagttgcaaaccgctttcatggtacacaccaaagaggagaggccgtgatgatggttccatggccctggattaaagccagtcatccggtcagggggcatgggtgtttccggttgggaccgagaggggggcaccccttagagcgcgcgtatataaatttgatcccatgctattcgagattgtgatctccccgtctcaaaagtttttcttggacgatgactagggtgattcctagcatcgagaggtaggatgggtgtgtaccggttagctgtgttttcttccgaaataccgtaaacagaactagtccttcgtgactacggaaatccgttggctgtgggaaaaattttgtacaaactctgcagagtcatctattcctccaaatcatctattccatgtcaagtttcgttccatcttatcctaatcaattgtcagctttgatgacagagactccggtgaatcgcatgagtgctaagtccggttgaatgattatccctgtggatggactaacccgtttattctcatggattgaatgtttattatgagtattatttactggtgaatttaaagccctttctgcgatgtcgctcagacgtccgactgtggcatttaatttaaagccctttctgcgatgtcgctcagacgtccgactgtggcatttcttttgaagccctttctgcgatgtcgctcagacgtccgactgtgNNNNNNNNNNNNNNNNNNNNNNNNNNNNNNNNNNNNNNNNNNNNNNNNNNNNNNNNNNNNNNNNNNNNNNNNNNNNNNNNNNNNNNNNNNNNNNNNNNNNNNNNNNNNNNNNNNNNNNNNNNNNNNNNNNNNNNNNNNNNNNNNNNNNNNNNNNNNNNNNNNNNNNNNNNNNNNNNNNNNNNNNNNNNNNNNNNNNNNNNNNNNNNNNNNNNNNNNNNNNNNNNNNNNNNNNNNNNNNNNNNNNNNNNNNNNNNNNNNNNNNNNNNNNNNNNNNNNNNNNNNNNNNNNNNNNNNNNNNNNNNNNNNNNNNNNNNNNNNNNNNNNNNNNNNNNNNNNNNNNNNNNNNNNNNNNNNNNNNNNNNNNNNNNNNNNNNNNNNNNNNNNNNNNNNNNNNNNNNNNNNNNNNNNNNNNNNNNNNNNNNNNNNNNNNNNNNNNNNNNNNNNNNNNNNNNNNNNNNNNNNNNNNNNNNNNNNNNNNNNNNNNNNNNNNNNNNNNNNNNNNNNNNNNNNNNNNNNNNNNNNNNNNNNNNNNNNNNNNNNNNNNNNNNNNNNNNNNNNNNNNNNNNNNNNNNNNNNNNNNNNNNNNNNNNNNNNNNNNNNNNNNNNNNNNNNNNNNNNNNNNNNNNNNNNNNNNNNNNNNNNNNNNNNNNNNNNNNNNNNNNNNNNNNNNNNNTCTTGCGAGTACTtttaaagtactcactggcttgttgatttggccagatgctgacgaaggcgatctcatggatgaagagttcgatagcgagtccgacacttagaggagtcccagtcagtctcgtgcgaccctggatttggtcactgttttatatccgcttccgctaccaaataaatttatcgagcctcacctcgacgttcgatgaaatgatagtcTTAGAgttttgtatttcccttcccgctgtgtttttccagcaccaacctatccatgagtcagtagtatgtctccacaccactgtgtcctgtccgccattatgtatgattattggcgtgcttgtaataatttggttgagcgaccgcagttcaaccctgtaatatattttatgctactggcttattgtatcaagaaattgtctaccagtgaggaggatttctctcatactggactcaaaagactggtttatcaataaatatttttattggaaaaccggtcgtgacaggccgcgcacccctctccccctagtccaaattggacaaggagggaggggcggcgccccccttccttcctctcctctctcccttccttccccctctcctacttggacaaggaaagggaggggagtcctactcccggtaggagtaggactcctcctgcgcgcctcctactagggccggccgcaccccccttggctcctttatatacggaggcagggggcatccctagacacacaagttgatccacgtgatcgttttcttagccgtgtgcggtgccccctttcaccataatcctcgataatactgtagtggtgcttatgtgaagccctgcgacagttgaacatcaagatcgtcaccacgccgtcgtgctgacggaactcttcccctacactttgctggatcggagtccggggatcgtcattgagctgaacgtgtgctgaaactcggaggtgccatagtttcggtgcttggatcggtcggatcgtgaagacgtacgactacatcaaccgcgttgatataacgcttccgctgtcggtctacaagggtacgtagatcacactctcccctcgttgctatgcatcactatgatcttgcgtgtgcgtaggattttttttgaaattactacgttccccaacataagacGCCACCAAGCAGAGCCTTTGTGGCTGGCATCGGTGTCGGGGCTTTCTTGTCCACCTATAGTTTTGATCTGCAATGGCTTGGGACGCGGCGATGTGGCACTCGGTGCGGCAATGGTTGTGAGGTGACAGTTGGTACACGAGGTTGGGAAACAAGCAGGCCGGGCCCAAACCTAGTAGTCCACTGGCAACAGGAGCCACATTGGCGGCCGGGAGTTCGCCGTCACGCAATTGCGACTTAGGTTTTCGATCATTGATGATGACGATTGTGGCTCCCATAGTGGTACGAGCTACATTCTTCGATGTCTCTTGTAACACAACATTGTTCCTATTAGTTCAACAATGTGGTGACCTCTCTGCCCGAAGGCATGTGCAATATCGTGCATGGTTCTAGCCAAGAGCACACCTATCAGCAAATTTTTTAGCACGACCCCCTAGTTCCCCTGTCTCCTGCAAGCACGGTTTGCTAGGTCATGATAAGTTATCAAGATCAAAATTGGATCATGCACCCGGTGGTCCTTATGTGTTCCTCAACATCGTATCCGAGATTTTAATAGATAATTTAGAAATGGATGGCTGCCCTGGGATGTTTGGTATCTGGTGTGAATCTATGAGTATAACGTTGCATCAACCTTCGGTGAAAACCTAGACCTAGGATTCTAGTGATGCGTGCGTCTTTGGGCATCACTCTCTCCTTTCTTGAGAGGGGTCCTATTGAGGTTCTAGAAAAGCTGCCACTTTGGGTCCTTTTCGCGTGGGGGAGGGGGTAAAAAcctatgaactacttatggcagttcAGGCAACGCCGGTAGATGCGTCAATTCGTATCTTCATTTCTTCATTGGAGGAATCGTTCCGGAACGTGCGAATTTGCCATGATTCTAAGAGGGGTGTAGGTCGTGCCTCCATCGAAGACAATTGTTATAAATCTCTTGTGCTGGTCCACGTGTGACCGTGTGCATTCTCCGTGCCTTGTCATCGTGTTGTTGCTGAATCCCGTGTGACGTTTTGATAATCTCGtcatttcaaaaaacaaaaaaatagaccaATGAGAACCCTGGAAATTTCCCCCAATTGTACTTGCATGGATGAAGCAGGTAGTAGCTGTGGAAGCATCAAGAGCATTGTAAAATTGAAGCATACCCCTTATTGTGTTTATTAGGATGATCAACATTTGCAGTCAGAAAAATATAGAATATGTAATGTAATTATCACCAACACAAACCGCACCCCCCTCACTTGGTTCGAAAGATCAACCGATCACCCATGCATTCATCCCGAAATCCGCCGAAAACAAGAAGATGATCAAATGCACGTACGCCCACGACGCCACACCACACGACGGATGCAGCCCTTCATCACCACTAGCATAGCAGACAGCTTCTTCCTCCTACGCACGACGTATCACGTATGTATGTACTGTATGTAGCTTCCTTGCTCAAGATTTAGAGTAGGATTGCATTGGGGGAGGCTCGGGCAGGGGCTGGTGGACGGAGAAGGAGTTGGAGCGGGACACGGGCCGGGAGTAGCTGGGCCGGCGGAAGGCGCCGAAGGTCATCTCGTCCGCGGCGTCGGCGGCCGCGTCGGGGTCGGCGGCCTCGGCGTCCCTCTCGCCGGGGATCTTGCACTTGCCGCCGAGGATGATGGACTTCATCCACAGCGTGTCCTCGGGGTCGTCCTTCTCCTTGTGGCGCGGCTCCAGCTTGCTCAGCTTCATCTTGTCCGGGATGTTGGCGAGGCTCTTGCCCACTTTCATGGACATGCTCTTGCCCACGCCCATGGACATGGACACGGACAGCTTCCGCCGCGACGCCGTcttcggcagcagcggcggctCGATCGGCCCGTGCGTGGCCAGCTCCGGCGGCAGCgtcaccacctcctcctccccttccacGCCGCCCTGGCTCCCGGAGGCGTCGGAGGCCTGGGCGTCCGCGGCGGGCTCCTGGCTGACCGCCTTGGGCTTGCGGCCGCACGCCGAGCACATGGTCGAGGCGATCGCCACGGTGGCCGCGACGCACGCCACCAACAGGGAGAGCGAGACGGGGTCGTGGCCGCCCAGAGAGGGGAAGGGGAAAAGCTCGAggtcccgcggcggcggcggcgaccaccTCACCATCGTCGTCCCCGGCGGGGCGAGAAGAGGCTTGCTCGGGGGTGTGgacgagctcctcctcctcctccgcccgagAGAGGCTGCTGCTCGTCGGAGGCGTCCTCTCTTTCCCGCGGGGAGCAAAGCCTCCCGTTTCCAAATTGGGAAGGGGGGGAAACGGCCGGTTCGGCGTTCGGGCTGTGTGGCCGAGGGATTGTACTGGTTTGCCTCTTAAACTGGGCAAAACTAATTTTAGAGATAAAAACACAACCCAAACATGTTTGAGAAAAATAGGGCTTGCACCGGTGTAACCTATTTTATCAACTTAGCCATAATTATAGGCAAGTACACAACTTACCACACTACTGGAGAAATTGTGGTGGTTACCGAGTTTTTTCATGTTTGCCGAGTACGTATCTCGGCGGGATCGCGGCAAATGATATGTAAGCCGAGTACGGATCTCGACAGACAGAATGGCACATCACATGGTAAACTAAATTAGAGTATTAGACACTAGGACCGAGAATGTTGAGTGCCGAGTTAGTCTCGTCACATAGCCTGATTGATGGGAGTGCACGAAATTTATTGGTCAAGAGTTTATGAATttactactccatccgtcccataatataattaAGAACACTTTTGGCACTAGTATAGTGTTAAAACGTTCTTTTATATTTTGAGACAAAGGGAGTAATTGAAACTAGGCTTTGTCCTGTCATCCTCAACAGTGATGTACGGCCTCTCTTCCAAAATAATTTTTAGTTTATCCTAACAAACTTGTATTAGTTTGATCAAGTCCATAGAAACATCTAGAACCAAATTAGTACTATGAGATTCCTTTTATTAAATATGTTTTCATCATAGAGTTGGTCGAACCTAAGCAAATTTGATTTAGAACAAACCTAGAATTTcgattattttggaacggagggaatatgcatctcttttgctctcttcgAGTCCGAGGTAGCCAAGTGGAATATCATTATGGCGCTAACAAGGAGCAGTATTAGAAGCTATAAGATTAATCTCTATCGCACGATCCTTCAACCTCTTCTAGCTCCTTTGACAAGGCAAAACGGGCTTCACCTTCAGTTACTGGATTCATAATTATTTTGGTGACATATATTATTTTGGTGCCCACTTGCCAAAACAAGAAATACACGCACAACCTGAGGTGCCGGCTCATTTTCAGATATGTCTTACAACGGATCGGCAAAGAGCATGCACATAATTTGGATTTCCTTCCATTATTTGACGAATATAATAAAAAAAGACAGGCATATCAGCCTAtagtgttagaagggagagaggaggattaGTGGAATAGTTTgttcattgtattgcttgagcctcatgggcatatatataggagtacatgatctacttggagtacaaggcaagccagaatatttcctagtctaacctatgtttcctaatacaatcacgttactcaacatccccccgcagtcacaacgggagcgatgcagacggtgagactggagaagaatccgaaggcaagccgacggacaccccccacagtcgtaacggtcgatgcatcgcggagtcgtggctggagtggaaaccaacgaggttgctcaagcaggcggtagccctttgtgccgtttgtcgatgtagccgagagcgtgtgtggtggagccgtggtcgaggtagccgtgcgaagaatgccgtggtcgatgtcgagtcggggtggccggtgtcgaggaagtcgccgtggagccgcgggcgcaagggggcgccgagttagtcgtgggcgcagtggtgtcgaagtagtggtgcgccaggacggagatgatgttgacgatgcgtcgcgccggggttgccaaccctggggacacatcgtagacgaaggcacgcgtcggtgttgccagcaccgggcatgcgtagacggacgaagacgaagttgacgaagcgccgcgccaggcttgccaggcccggggacacgtcgtggacgaaggcacgcggcggtgttgccagcaccgggcatgcgtagactgggacctgcacaagctgtacgccatgtcgaagaagtcggagaggccagcagagaaggacttgacgacggttgcggcgccaatcgtCGCGGGGCCAATGTCGcacgcggttgtcggagtagatgaagcggtcggggtagatgacggcgacgctggcgacgggctggtgctggatgaAGACGAACGGGGTggacgggtggcggcggcggctacggtggtagcagcggcggcggccgaagaagagcggcggcggcggcctgatggcgacggcggcggctaggttatgagtgcggcggcgatgctcgaagtaggcgaagaaccctgacagcgtgacgaagaccggcgcggacggtggtgttcccgcgccaagggagatggcgcggcgcataccacgggaggtcgacgcgcggtgacggcggagtggaccgcgagccgcggcgctacggcccgaaggggcgacgcggctgcggcgggcaggtcggggtgACGACGGAAGACCTCGGGACGGTCGCAGGGACCGCGGGCAGCGGtgctacagcccgaaggggcggcaCAGCGGCGGAGCGCGGAGTGGTGCAACCGCGTGGacggcctcgagacggcggcgtggaccgcgtgccacgctcgctacggcccgacggggcgacgcagcggcggcgcgagggtcggtgcagccacggggacgGCCGGGAGtggacggcctcggggcggcggtagaccgcgggccgcggcactacggcccgaaggggcgacgcagcggtgacgcgggtcggtgcagccgggagaagaaccacggggcggcggcgctgtggCTACGGGGGTAGcgcagcggcagcccgttgctcgatcgacggaggggcgcgctgaactcggagaCGATCTTCACAGGACCTGTGAAGGCGCGCGTAactgacgggccaggtcggtcgcgcggcgtagatgaggcggatcgcggcggcgagcaGGTGATCATGCCGATCGCGCGCGACGTCGGGGACACCGCTCGGtgaaggcgtggtggcggcggagtccgagatgaagccggcggcggcgggcggcagggcggctatgattggccgccgcatggcgcgaggccgccgggtcggggtgatgcaggagtcccggtcggagcaggcgGTGACGGGCGGCGTAGATCGACGAGCGGGCCGTCGCGCGAACGGCGGCGGTGAAGGGCCGccgcat
This portion of the Triticum dicoccoides isolate Atlit2015 ecotype Zavitan chromosome 7A, WEW_v2.0, whole genome shotgun sequence genome encodes:
- the LOC119333110 gene encoding uncharacterized protein LOC119333110 — its product is MVRWSPPPPRDLELFPFPSLGGHDPVSLSLLVACVAATVAIASTMCSACGRKPKAVSQEPAADAQASDASGSQGGVEGEEEVVTLPPELATHGPIEPPLLPKTASRRKLSVSMSMGVGKSMSMKVGKSLANIPDKMKLSKLEPRHKEKDDPEDTLWMKSIILGGKCKIPGERDAEAADPDAAADAADEMTFGAFRRPSYSRPVSRSNSFSVHQPLPEPPPMQSYSKS